A stretch of Vairimorpha necatrix chromosome 2, complete sequence DNA encodes these proteins:
- a CDS encoding reverse transcriptase: MKGKNEEEGAELKIAETTPAAPNNQKTYDINSVSLSTEPGGPKRSNKLDSLMAVLREVEGAKYDWPRKSFQAIISRWNQMPKGGWNKVLEFYCAKFKEKISIVRIKKMAQKAHENEAGTLTRVREFKEENTTKRRKTLDEIARVCTIKDVERQNEIDKRFKEMWTKIKDADVCSVQKTRKISSLKANYEIIESLNLVAGNFLLKNKVNNMNDIITCKGIKKSVWKESIEDKINAMEQKKTLFDKCKFEKDKITEEEKKALRKCMRERNLILSKANDVIKMELYLKERILVYKKKIEVYEKRKAYRNENTKFELYRGRYYRDLNAEEKNNHKVGKKEIEDFWSKMWENAKQETLENEEEYLWKYKIEQPSINAFPTEEEFKNIIGWLPNWKAAGPDRVYNFFIKKMSCLHGSLYKVIKKICPESYTEEEWFYRGITYLIPKGQPVEGKDFRPITCMSNLYKLTTKCITYVLQELRKVRGAKEQAMTNNMLNREFNYKIKTAWINVKKAYDSTIEILPSKWNLEIFEGNEKIMEKKARRGILQGDSLSPLLFVLCIDPLSRKLNSIYPKLSIPLGEQAFVTNHLLFIDDLKILAENEEVLKEMIDETRKFFNTVGLEINAEKSATNSIRCKDEGKLLEGHEGYKYLGITESHEGKIMKETKEKILKAILLRIEKLCKTKLNAKHLFKAINEHGISPIKYYIGIIDAEPEEYKIIDDNIGKLLIKYHVHQQPATKERLYLSRAELGLGLQCVEHKKTGYTYLSIIEGYIKEKYKLKENVTAKILIEAQTESLYSDIKIKTNHSKLFRPRDDPLIDIKQAATWLTKGNMSPRENRNLFALQDRNIFLEKRIKCPHCHEYAKTVDHMATQCDRMLSHYYMRRHNEALRCIHLQLCRTYGLSHAKRIRNHSVQECIANEYVEIRADT, translated from the exons atgaagggtaaaaatgaagaagaaGGAGCTGAACTAAAAATAGCTGAAACAACACCAGCAGCACCAAACAACCAAAAAACATACGATATAAACTCAGTATCATTAAGTACAGAACCGGGAGGACCCAAGAGGTCTAACAAGTTGGATTCTCTAATGGCCGTTCTCAGAGAAGTTGAGGGTGCCAAGTATGATTGGCCTAGGAAGTCTTTTCAAGCCATTATAAGTAGATGGAATCAGATGCCAAAGGGAGGATGGAACAAAGTACTAGAGTTCTATTGTGCAAAATTTaaggaaaaaatatctatcgttagaataaagaaaatggCGCAAAAAGCACATGAAAATGAAGCAGGGACGCTTACAAGAGTAAGAGAGTTTAAAGAGGAGAATACAActaaaagaagaaagacTTTGGACGAGATTGCAAGAGTATGCACCATAAAAGATGTAGAGCGACAAAATGAAATagataaaagatttaaagaGATGTGgactaaaattaaagatgCAGACGTTTGCTCTGtacaaaaaacaagaaagatatcttctttaaaagctaattatgaaattatagaatctttaaatttagtGGCtggaaattttttactaaagaATAAAGTCAATAATATGAATGATATT ATAACATGTAAAGGAATCAAGAAAAGTGTTTGGAAAGAAAGTAttgaagataaaataaacgCAATGGAACAAAAGAAAACGCTTTTTGATAAATGTAAGTTTGAGAAAGATAAGATAACTGAGGAAGAGAAAAAAGCCCTAAGAAAATGCATGAGGGAAAGAAACTTAATACTTTCAAAAGCAAATGATGTTATTAAAATGGAATTATACCTTAAGGAGAGGATCTTGGTATACAAGAAGAAGATAGAAGTTTACGAGAAGAGAAAAGCATATAGAAAtgaaaatacaaaatttgaACTTTACCGTGGAAGATACTACCGAGACCTAAATGCAGAGGAGAAGAATAATCATAAAGTTGGGAAAAAAGAGATTGAAGATTTCTGGTCGAAAATGTGGGAAAATGCAAAACAAGAAACACTGGAGAATGAAGAAGAATACCTATGGAAATACAAAATAGAACAGCCCAGCATCAATGCTTTCCCGACAGAAGAagagtttaaaaatataataggATGGCTGCCCAACTGGAAAGCAGCAGGTCCAGATAGAGtctataatttctttataaagaaaatgtcTTGCCTACATGGATCTCTTTACAAAGtaattaagaaaatatgcCCGGAGAGTTATACGGAAGAAGAATGGTTTTACAGAGGAATTACTTATCTGATACCTAAAGGGCAACCAGTGGAAGGAAAAGACTTTAGACCCATTACATGTATGTCTAACTTGTACAAACTTACAACAAAATGTATTACATACGTACTCCAGGAACTA AGGAAAGTCCGGGGAGCTAAAGAACAGGCAATGACAAATAACATGCTGAATAgagaatttaattataaaatcaaaacgGCCTGGATAAATGTTAAGAAGGCGTACGACTCA ACAATAGAAATACTGCCCAGCAAGTGGAATctagaaatatttgaagGAAATGAGAAGATCATGGAAAAGAAGGCCAGAAGAGGAATATTACAAGGAGATAGTTTGTCCCCGTTATTGTTTGTGCTGTGTATAGACCCGTTAAGTCGTAAATTGAATAGTATATACCCCAAGTTAAGCATCCCGCTGGGAGAACAAGCATTTGTAACTAACCATTTGTTGTTTATTGACGATCTAAAAATACTTGCGGAAAATGAGGAAGTATTGAAAGAGATGATAGATGAGACaagaaaattctttaatacTGTAGGTCTAGAAATCAACGCGGAAAAATCGGCTACAAATAGTATAAGGTGTAAAGATGAAGGCAAGTTGCTAGAGGGGCATGAGGGGTATAAATATCTGGGCATTACAGAAAGCCACGAAGGTAAGATAATGAAGGAAACaaaggaaaaaatattgaaggCCATCTTATTAAGAATCGAAAAGTTATGTAAGACTAAGCTGAATGCGAAACATTTGTTTAAAGCAATCAATGAACATGGAATAAGCCCAATAAAATACTATATAGGAATAATAGATGCTGAACCAGAAGAATACAAGATCATAGACGACAACATCGGAAAATTATTGATTAAATATCACGTCCATCAACAACCTGCAACCAAAGAAAGATTATATCTCTCCAGAGCCGAACTTGGATTAGGGCTCCAATGCGTAGAACATAAA AAAACTGGCTACACATATCTATCCATTATAGAaggatatataaaagagaaatataaacttaAGGAAAACGTAACagctaaaatattaatagagGCACAAACCGAATCTCTTTATAgcgatataaaaataaaaacaaaccaTTCAAAGCTATTTAGACCAAGAGACGATCCACTTATTGATATAAAACAGGCTGCCACATGGCTCACAAAAGGAAATATGAGCCCGAGAGAGAATCGCAATTTATTTGCATTACAGGAccgaaatattttcttagaGAAACGGATAAAATGCCCACACTGCCATGAATATGCAAAGACAGTAGATCATATGGCCACCCAATGTGATCGTATGCTTTCACATTATTACATGAGGCGGCACAATGAGGCACTGCGATGCATCCACCTGCAGTTGTGTAGGACGTATGGTCTATCCCATGCcaaaagaattagaaatcATTCAGTCCAGGAATGTATAGCTAATGAGTATGTTGAGATACGAGCCGACA CCTGA
- a CDS encoding reverse transcriptase, whose product MKGKNEEEGAELKIAETTPAAPNNQKTYDINSVSLSTEPGGPKRSNKLDSLMAVLREVEGAKYDWPRKSFQAIISRWNQMPKGGWNKVLEFYCAKFKEKISIVRIKKMAQKAHENEAGTLTRVREFKEENTTKRRKTLDEIARVCTIKDVERQNEIDKRFKEMWTKIKDADVCSVQKTRKISSLKANYEIIESLNLVAGNFLLKNKVNNMNDIVKII is encoded by the coding sequence atgaagggtaaaaatgaagaagaaGGAGCTGAACTAAAAATAGCTGAAACAACACCAGCAGCACCAAACAACCAAAAAACATACGATATAAACTCAGTATCATTAAGTACAGAACCGGGAGGACCCAAGAGGTCTAACAAGTTGGATTCTCTAATGGCCGTTCTCAGAGAAGTTGAGGGTGCCAAGTATGATTGGCCTAGGAAGTCTTTTCAAGCCATTATAAGTAGATGGAATCAGATGCCAAAGGGAGGATGGAACAAAGTACTAGAGTTCTATTGTGCAAAATTTaaggaaaaaatatctatcgttagaataaagaaaatggCGCAAAAAGCACATGAAAATGAAGCAGGGACGCTTACAAGAGTAAGAGAGTTTAAAGAGGAGAATACAActaaaagaagaaagacTTTGGACGAGATTGCAAGAGTATGCACCATAAAAGATGTAGAGCGACAAAATGAAATagataaaagatttaaagaGATGTGgactaaaattaaagatgCAGACGTTTGCTCTGtacaaaaaacaagaaagatatcttctttaaaagctaattatgaaattatagaatctttaaatttagtGGCtggaaattttttactaaagaATAAAGTCAATAATATGAATGATATTGTCAAAATTATCTAA